In the genome of Thermodesulfobacteriota bacterium, the window CTCTATCTCATTTTGCTTAAGTAGTTCTAAATCTACATTTTGGATTAGGTCTATATTAACTTCGCCATATCCTTCAGCCGCAGGTACCTCAAACTCTTTATCCTGCCCGCTTTCCATTCCAATAAGTGCATTCTCAAGCCCTTTTACCAGATCGCCTGA includes:
- a CDS encoding FKBP-type peptidyl-prolyl cis-trans isomerase gives rise to the protein SGDLVKGLENALIGMESGQDKEFEVPAAEGYGEVNIDLIQNVDLELLKQNEIEPEVGMVIQTSHGNCHVTNIDGNDVEISYNHPLAGNNLSYSVKIVNVKKK